A DNA window from Massilia putida contains the following coding sequences:
- a CDS encoding LacI family DNA-binding transcriptional regulator, with protein sequence MPETKNSGGAAHVTSHDVARKAGVSVMTVSRAMSGEGYVAEKTREKVLAAARELGYTPNLSARMMKGSRTNVIGVLVNDLLSTVINEIVGAVSVNLRKCGMDLIIYNSIEDLGASARSGVQQMIRNHCDGLLFVLPRLSEGYIEFLEASSQPTVLVNYCRTDTSLPVVGGANYAGGVAAAEHLLGLGHRRIGFIAGSQHTGQSQERERGYKAALRRAGIRTDRTLVAQGDFGQRSGFEAAAKLLRLPDPPTAIFAANDDMAIGAINAAHSLGLAVPEHVSVVGFDDIPSASLLHPRLTTLRQPLADISEAAVAELIRRINNAEGQQHRIEFPCELVVRESTAAAPLRNAA encoded by the coding sequence ATGCCGGAGACGAAAAACAGCGGCGGCGCCGCGCACGTCACGTCGCACGACGTCGCGCGCAAGGCCGGCGTGTCGGTCATGACGGTGTCGCGCGCCATGAGCGGGGAAGGCTATGTGGCCGAGAAGACGCGCGAAAAAGTGCTGGCCGCCGCGCGCGAACTGGGCTACACGCCCAACCTGTCGGCGCGCATGATGAAGGGCAGCCGCACGAACGTGATCGGCGTGCTGGTCAACGACCTGCTGTCGACGGTGATCAACGAGATCGTCGGCGCCGTCAGCGTCAACCTGCGCAAGTGCGGCATGGACCTCATCATCTACAACTCCATCGAAGACCTCGGCGCGTCCGCCCGCAGCGGCGTGCAGCAGATGATCCGCAATCACTGCGACGGCCTGCTGTTCGTGCTGCCGCGCCTCTCGGAGGGCTATATCGAATTCCTCGAGGCGAGCAGCCAGCCCACGGTCCTCGTCAATTACTGCCGCACCGATACGAGCCTGCCCGTCGTGGGCGGCGCCAACTACGCGGGCGGCGTGGCCGCGGCCGAGCACCTGCTGGGACTCGGCCACCGCCGCATCGGCTTCATCGCCGGTTCGCAGCACACGGGCCAGAGCCAGGAGCGCGAGCGCGGCTACAAGGCGGCGCTGCGCAGGGCCGGCATCCGCACCGACCGCACGCTCGTCGCACAAGGCGACTTCGGCCAGCGGTCCGGCTTCGAGGCCGCCGCAAAGCTGCTGCGCCTTCCCGATCCGCCGACGGCCATCTTCGCCGCCAACGACGACATGGCGATCGGCGCGATCAACGCGGCGCATTCGCTCGGCCTCGCCGTTCCGGAACACGTGTCGGTGGTGGGCTTCGACGATATTCCCAGCGCGTCGCTGCTGCATCCGCGCCTCACGACGTTGCGCCAGCCGCTGGCCGACATCAGCGAGGCCGCGGTGGCTGAGCTGATCCGCCGCATCAACAACGCGGAAGGGCAGCAGCACCGCATCGAATTCCCCTGCGAGCTGGTGGTGCGCGAGTCCACCGCCGCCGCACCACTACGCAATGCGGCCTGA
- a CDS encoding extracellular solute-binding protein encodes MKKACLLALMLVTLTDSVRSAPEPITLPIVKQPLHLTWFANFNGKAAVSLKSYGEQSAYHVLAERTGITVDFQHPPLGAERERFNLLLVSGNYPDVIEADWFGYPGGSSKALKDGVVIPLNSLIRRYAPNLQALLDQHPEIYRQISTDDGTIYAFPMLRIDPQVRSVWGPQVRQDWLDKLGLRQPSTIDDWYRVLTAFKTRDPNGNGIADEIPFSALTIPGEKTVPGLPPPLWVFLGGFGLAPEFYRCGTKVCYSPAQPAYRDFLATMRRWYREGLLDPDYLAQTERQFDAKMTNGLVGAYAGYNGSGLARFTAMNRARFPGFKLVATKYPLGPGGKRYVTWPEAGQEYMGIGAAITPNNRHVVETVKFLDYGYSDAGGLTLSFGREGVSYTMVNGEPRYTDRVMKNPKLSVAEAIFTHARPQQGPLVQDVRYLRQFYSMPEQLDAVRTWSDASTELLLPPLEVASSDARKFNAIMSDMKIYVAEMTTRFITGREPLEHFDAYRRKLDQAGLPFVVAAMQRALDRYDSKAIQPTREQP; translated from the coding sequence ATGAAAAAAGCCTGTCTTCTTGCGCTGATGCTGGTAACGTTAACGGATTCCGTACGGTCCGCACCCGAACCGATCACGCTACCCATCGTCAAGCAGCCGCTGCACCTGACGTGGTTCGCCAACTTCAACGGCAAGGCGGCCGTGTCGCTGAAGTCGTACGGCGAGCAGAGCGCCTACCACGTGCTGGCCGAGCGCACCGGTATCACGGTCGACTTCCAGCATCCTCCGCTGGGCGCGGAGCGCGAGCGCTTCAATCTGCTGCTCGTGTCGGGCAACTACCCGGACGTCATCGAGGCCGACTGGTTCGGCTATCCGGGCGGCTCGAGCAAGGCGCTGAAGGACGGCGTCGTCATCCCGCTCAACAGCCTGATCCGCCGTTATGCGCCGAATCTGCAGGCGTTGCTCGACCAGCATCCCGAAATCTACCGCCAGATCAGCACCGACGACGGCACGATCTACGCGTTCCCCATGCTGCGCATCGACCCGCAAGTGCGCAGCGTATGGGGCCCGCAGGTGCGCCAGGACTGGCTCGATAAACTGGGCCTGCGGCAACCGTCCACCATCGACGACTGGTACCGCGTGCTGACGGCATTCAAAACGCGCGACCCGAACGGCAACGGGATCGCCGACGAGATCCCGTTCTCCGCGCTGACGATCCCCGGCGAGAAGACCGTGCCCGGCCTGCCGCCGCCGCTGTGGGTCTTCCTCGGCGGCTTCGGGCTCGCGCCGGAGTTTTACCGCTGCGGCACGAAGGTCTGCTACAGCCCCGCGCAGCCGGCGTACCGCGACTTCCTCGCGACGATGCGCCGGTGGTATCGCGAAGGCTTGCTCGATCCGGACTACCTGGCGCAGACGGAGCGCCAGTTCGACGCCAAGATGACCAATGGCCTCGTGGGTGCGTACGCCGGCTATAACGGCAGCGGCCTCGCGCGCTTCACCGCGATGAACCGCGCGCGCTTCCCCGGCTTCAAACTGGTCGCGACGAAGTATCCGCTGGGGCCCGGCGGCAAGCGCTACGTCACGTGGCCGGAAGCGGGGCAGGAATACATGGGCATCGGCGCGGCCATCACGCCGAACAACCGGCACGTCGTCGAGACGGTGAAATTCCTCGACTACGGTTATTCGGACGCGGGCGGCCTGACCCTGAGCTTCGGCCGCGAGGGCGTCAGCTACACGATGGTGAACGGCGAGCCGCGCTACACGGACCGCGTGATGAAAAACCCCAAGCTGTCCGTGGCCGAGGCGATCTTTACCCATGCGAGGCCGCAGCAAGGGCCGCTCGTGCAGGACGTGCGCTACCTGCGCCAGTTCTACTCGATGCCCGAGCAGCTGGACGCCGTGCGCACGTGGTCGGACGCGTCGACGGAACTGTTGCTGCCGCCGCTGGAAGTGGCCAGCAGCGATGCGCGCAAATTCAACGCGATCATGAGCGACATGAAGATCTACGTCGCCGAGATGACGACGCGCTTCATCACGGGCCGCGAGCCGCTGGAACACTTCGATGCGTACCGCCGCAAGCTCGATCAGGCCGGCCTGCCGTTCGTCGTCGCCGCGATGCAGCGCGCGCTCGACCGGTACGACAGCAAAGCGATCCAACCGACGCGGGAGCAGCCATGA
- a CDS encoding ABC transporter permease, translating to MDKLSRIRRELARNRSVYLMLAPVLAYFIVFQYVPMAGAVIAFKDFNPATGVEGSPWVGLDWFRQFFDSLFVGRVISNTILINVYDVLVGFPAPIVLALLLNELTSTRFRQFVQTVTYLPHFISVVVVSGMLLDFLARDGVIGQIVAAFGGTPQAVMNDPDWFRTVYVGSEIWQSVGWGSIIYLAALAGINPTLYEAARIDGASRWQRLCHITLPGLLPIIATLLVLRLGQMMTVGFEKIILLYNPATYETADVISTYVYRHGILDANYSYAAAVGLFNSAVAMVLLVVANKLSRRWSGTSIW from the coding sequence ATGGACAAGCTCTCCCGCATCCGCCGCGAACTGGCGCGCAACCGCAGCGTCTACCTGATGCTGGCGCCCGTACTGGCGTACTTCATCGTGTTCCAGTACGTGCCGATGGCGGGCGCCGTCATCGCGTTCAAGGACTTCAATCCCGCCACCGGTGTCGAAGGCAGCCCATGGGTCGGCCTGGACTGGTTCCGCCAGTTCTTCGACAGCCTGTTCGTGGGCCGCGTGATCTCGAACACGATCCTCATCAACGTGTACGACGTCCTCGTCGGCTTTCCCGCGCCGATCGTGCTGGCACTGCTGCTGAACGAACTCACGAGCACCCGCTTCCGCCAGTTCGTCCAGACCGTCACCTACCTGCCGCACTTCATTTCCGTCGTCGTCGTCAGCGGCATGCTGCTGGATTTCCTGGCGCGCGACGGCGTCATCGGCCAGATCGTGGCGGCCTTCGGCGGCACGCCGCAGGCCGTGATGAACGACCCGGACTGGTTCCGCACCGTGTACGTCGGCTCCGAGATCTGGCAGAGCGTGGGCTGGGGCTCGATCATCTACCTGGCCGCGCTGGCGGGCATCAACCCGACCCTGTACGAAGCCGCGCGCATCGACGGCGCCAGCCGCTGGCAGCGCCTGTGCCATATCACCTTGCCGGGCCTGCTGCCCATCATCGCGACCCTGCTCGTGCTGCGTCTCGGGCAGATGATGACGGTGGGCTTCGAGAAGATCATCCTGCTGTACAACCCGGCCACGTACGAAACGGCCGACGTGATCTCGACCTATGTGTACCGCCACGGCATCCTCGATGCGAACTACAGCTATGCGGCCGCCGTGGGCCTGTTCAACTCCGCCGTCGCCATGGTCCTGCTGGTGGTGGCGAATAAGCTGAGCCGGCGCTGGTCCGGCACCAGCATCTGGTGA
- a CDS encoding glycoside hydrolase family 88 protein yields the protein MTTLDLNATDRDLFRGALDQALAQLEGALSEFGARFPDDTAPADRYRPRRWLDYPDGANSGWTTGFWTGMLWLAHELSGQMAFRAAAHAHLASFEERLEKRIQIDHHDLGFLYMPSCVAAWRVRGDVHARTVALGAADYLMRRYLPRAGIIQAWGDLDDPAQRGRMIIDCLMNLPLLHWAGSAGGDARYRDAALSHLERSRDFLVRADDSSFHTYHFDPETGAPLYGSTAQGLADDSCWARGQAWGMYGFALNHRHAPDLGLLAVAMRQADYFIAHLPPNGIAYWDLAFGPGSGEPWDSSASAIAACGLLELADHLDDEASAQRYRDAALHMLRGLVMHCAARAPASNALLLHGVYSKPHGQGVDEPNLWGDYFYLEALARVLHGASGYW from the coding sequence ATGACGACACTCGACCTCAACGCCACCGACCGGGACCTGTTCCGCGGCGCCCTGGACCAGGCCCTGGCCCAGCTCGAGGGCGCGCTCTCCGAATTCGGCGCGCGCTTCCCCGACGATACGGCGCCGGCAGACCGCTACCGGCCGCGCCGCTGGCTCGATTATCCCGACGGCGCCAACTCCGGCTGGACCACGGGTTTCTGGACCGGCATGCTGTGGCTCGCCCACGAGCTGTCGGGACAAATGGCCTTCCGCGCGGCCGCCCATGCCCACCTGGCCAGCTTCGAGGAGCGCCTGGAAAAGCGCATCCAGATCGACCATCACGACCTCGGTTTTCTCTACATGCCGTCTTGCGTGGCCGCGTGGCGCGTCCGCGGCGACGTGCACGCACGCACCGTCGCGTTGGGCGCCGCCGATTATCTGATGCGGCGCTACCTGCCGCGCGCCGGCATCATCCAGGCGTGGGGCGACCTCGATGACCCGGCGCAGCGCGGCCGCATGATCATCGACTGCCTGATGAATCTTCCGTTGCTGCATTGGGCCGGCAGCGCCGGCGGCGATGCGCGCTACCGCGACGCCGCGCTCAGCCACCTGGAGCGCTCGCGCGACTTCCTCGTGCGTGCGGACGATTCGAGTTTTCACACGTACCACTTCGATCCGGAGACGGGCGCGCCCCTGTACGGCAGCACGGCGCAGGGCCTCGCCGACGATTCGTGCTGGGCGCGCGGCCAGGCGTGGGGCATGTACGGCTTCGCGTTGAACCACCGGCACGCACCGGACCTGGGCCTGCTGGCCGTCGCCATGCGCCAGGCCGATTACTTCATCGCGCACCTGCCGCCCAACGGCATCGCGTATTGGGATCTCGCATTCGGGCCGGGCAGCGGCGAGCCGTGGGACAGCTCGGCCAGCGCGATCGCCGCATGCGGCCTGCTCGAACTGGCGGATCACCTGGATGACGAGGCAAGCGCGCAGCGTTATCGCGACGCGGCGCTGCACATGCTGCGTGGCCTCGTCATGCATTGCGCGGCGCGCGCGCCGGCCAGCAATGCGCTGCTGCTGCACGGCGTGTACAGCAAGCCGCACGGGCAGGGTGTCGACGAACCGAATTTGTGGGGCGATTACTTCTACCTGGAGGCGTTGGCGCGCGTGCTGCACGGCGCTTCCGGTTACTGGTAG
- a CDS encoding SDR family NAD(P)-dependent oxidoreductase: MKDPFSLAGRRALVTGGASGVTQAIARALAQAGADVAVTGPAEAAGAAQLDAAERVHGSIAILVNIAGRLDAADGWRAAFGASLDAPWRLAQEAARRMVERGGGKIVNVASPPAAHGASRDALVGFTKALANEFAVRSVNVNGIVPGDFAADVGGACVFLCSRAADSIHGHVLAVGGGCLAR; this comes from the coding sequence ATGAAGGATCCGTTTTCGCTGGCCGGACGGCGTGCGCTGGTGACGGGCGGCGCCTCCGGCGTCACGCAGGCCATCGCACGTGCGCTCGCGCAGGCGGGCGCCGACGTGGCGGTCACGGGGCCCGCCGAAGCAGCCGGCGCCGCCCAGCTGGACGCGGCAGAGCGTGTGCACGGCTCCATCGCCATTCTCGTCAATATCGCCGGCCGGCTCGACGCGGCAGACGGCTGGCGCGCCGCATTCGGCGCGAGCCTCGACGCGCCGTGGCGCCTTGCGCAGGAAGCGGCACGGCGCATGGTGGAACGCGGTGGCGGCAAGATCGTCAACGTCGCGTCGCCGCCCGCGGCGCATGGGGCCAGCAGGGATGCACTGGTGGGCTTCACGAAAGCCCTCGCCAATGAATTCGCGGTCCGGTCTGTTAACGTTAACGGGATCGTGCCTGGTGACTTCGCCGCCGACGTCGGCGGTGCCTGTGTATTCCTGTGCTCGCGCGCCGCCGACTCCATCCACGGCCACGTGCTGGCCGTCGGCGGCGGCTGCCTCGCCCGCTGA
- a CDS encoding carbohydrate ABC transporter permease: MTTRVLSRPEPDIRAWRPRQGWGSAAFDATNAAVLLALCFVTFYPFYYVLIASLSDPVALMANRGFMLLPRGFSLEAFHRVWDNPMVRSGFFNTLVIVVGGTALNLALTCCGAYALSRQRLPLEKAFMVLIVFTMFFSGGLVPNYLLVRDLGLLNSRWAIILPFAVSAWNLIILRAAFNAVPKDYEEAARIDGAGDFTILLRVYVPLCMPTIAVVGLFYAVSHWNGYFYSMIYLSDRDLFPIQLVLREILVSGSTDSMMTGEAVGREALSNTIKYATVVVATIPVLAVYPFLQRWFVKGVLTGGIKE; encoded by the coding sequence ATGACGACCCGAGTCTTGTCCCGTCCCGAACCCGACATCCGCGCCTGGCGCCCGCGCCAGGGCTGGGGTTCCGCCGCGTTCGACGCCACCAACGCGGCCGTGCTGCTGGCGCTGTGCTTCGTGACGTTCTACCCGTTTTATTACGTGCTGATCGCGTCGTTGTCCGACCCCGTCGCGCTGATGGCCAACCGCGGCTTCATGCTGCTGCCGCGCGGCTTTTCGCTGGAAGCCTTCCACCGCGTGTGGGACAACCCGATGGTGCGCAGCGGCTTTTTCAACACGCTCGTGATCGTCGTCGGCGGCACCGCGCTCAATCTCGCGCTGACCTGCTGCGGCGCGTACGCCCTGTCGCGCCAGCGCCTGCCGCTGGAAAAGGCGTTCATGGTGCTGATCGTGTTCACCATGTTCTTTTCCGGCGGTCTCGTGCCCAACTACCTGCTCGTGCGCGACCTGGGCCTGTTGAATTCGCGCTGGGCCATCATCCTGCCGTTCGCCGTCAGCGCATGGAACCTCATCATCCTGCGCGCCGCGTTCAACGCCGTGCCGAAGGACTACGAGGAAGCGGCGCGCATCGACGGAGCCGGCGACTTCACGATCCTGCTGCGCGTATACGTCCCGCTGTGCATGCCCACCATCGCCGTCGTCGGCCTGTTCTACGCCGTCAGCCACTGGAACGGTTATTTTTACTCGATGATTTATCTGTCCGACCGCGACCTGTTCCCGATCCAGCTCGTGCTGCGCGAGATCCTCGTGTCCGGCAGCACGGATTCGATGATGACGGGCGAAGCCGTCGGCCGCGAAGCGCTGTCGAACACGATCAAGTACGCGACCGTCGTCGTGGCCACGATTCCCGTGCTGGCCGTGTACCCGTTCCTGCAGCGCTGGTTCGTGAAGGGCGTCCTGACGGGAGGGATCAAGGAATGA